The Brachyhypopomus gauderio isolate BG-103 chromosome 1, BGAUD_0.2, whole genome shotgun sequence genome includes a window with the following:
- the LOC143517122 gene encoding uncharacterized protein LOC143517122, whose product MLCEDRMCGKGMICDWGVYSRISNKDKPKDESRGGNIKHSWYKCGRRQGFRARRGHHPGFGRHQLRPRHSVSLRPANIQGNRAPGMRAPRNTNQFLMHEKYQMMHMRSDSVGTDSGSDCEMDFADMDSYLGVLENARGALLDSPDLPSPPTARFCARQLNNCQPFTIFSFNELDQEESMQYFPSESDVMQSEDFMQKDFKEFCDAVTTVVAPCI is encoded by the coding sequence ATGCTGTGCGAAGACAGAATGTGTGGGAAAGGCATGATATGCGACTGGGGTGTCTACAGCCGAATCTCAAACAAAGACAAGCCCAAGGATGAGTCAAGGGGAGGCAACATCAAACACAGCTGGTACAAATGTGGAAGGAGGCAAGGATTTCGTGCGAGAAGAGGGCACCATCCCGGGTTTGGCCGACATCAGCTAAGACCTCGACACTCTGTTTCTTTGCGTCCAGCCAACATCCAAGGCAACAGAGCACCGGGTATGAGAGCCCCGAGAAACACCAACCAGTTCCTCATGCACGAAAAATATCAGATGATGCACATGCGTTCAGATTCGGTTGGCACGGACAGTGGGTCTGACTGCGAAATGGACTTTGCGGATATGGACTCTTATCTCGGCGTCCTGGAGAACGCTAGAGGCGCACTTCTGGACAGTCCCGATCTCCCCTCACCACCTACAGCCCGATTTTGTGCACGACAGCTGAACAACTGTCAACCGTTTACCATCTTCAGTTTCAACGAATTGGATCAAGAAGAGAGTATGCAGTACTTTCCGTCTGAGAGCGACGTCATGCAGAGTGAAGATTTCATGCAGAAAGACTTTAAAGAGTTCTGTGACGCAGTGACTACCGTGGTGGCACCTTGTATATAG
- the nisch gene encoding nischarin isoform X4 — MDCVAQNTDKNVCIVGSELVENYTVYIIEMKVGDHRWTTKHRYSDFYDLHEKLTSQKKIDKHLLPPKKIIGKNSKSLVEKRQKELEVYLQTLLSRFPVTAPKVLSIFLHFHLYEINGITATLAEDLFHRGEQLLVAGEVFVLRPLQLYAITQQLKLAKPTCANGDAKADLGHILDFACRLKYLKIPGAKGVVGTSNIEEQSLPFDLSVFKSLLQIEISECSSGQLKGFPSLRPSLVTLSIHHSAASMKEILVPEAAEFAQWEPEGVDTDCPVTAIIPTWKMLTTLDMSCNSICCIDESVKLIPEVEFLDLSHNELSLVENLQHLYNLVHLDLSYNKLTVLEGVHTKLGNIKTLNLAGNQLETLCGLSKLYSLVNLDLSSNILAQLDEIKHIGTLPCLEKLSLANNPMCIIPDYRTRVLAQFWDRAGEVCLDGTVTTEKELDTVEVLKAIQKAKEAKDRMANNEKKVGDVPRQVEGGPRSSSSSCSLTAPLSSSPPLSRSVSSSQGNHWLQDL; from the exons ATGGATTGTGTCGCGCAAAACACAGATAAAAATGTTTGCATTGTTGGATCGGAGCTTGTGGAAAACTACACC GTTTACATCATTGAGATGAAGGTTGGAGATCATCGGTGGACTACGAAGCATCGCTACAGTGACTTCTATGATTTGCATGAAAAG CTGACATCACAGAAGAAGATCGATAAGCATCTGTTGCCACCTAAGAAGATAATTGGTAAAAATTCCAAAAGCCTTGTAGAAAAGAGGCAGAAGGAGCTGGAAGTGTATCTTCAGACTCTGCTCAGCAGATTTCCAGTGACTGCCCCAAAAGTCTTATCCATCTTTCTGCATTTCCATTTATAT GAAATTAATGGGATCACAGCTACTCTGGCAGAAGATCTGTTTCACAGAG GTGAACAGTTGTTAGTTGCGGGTGAGGTCTTCGTCTTGAGGCCTTTACAGCTGTATGCCATTACCCAGCAGCTGAAGCTCGCCAAGCCGACCTGTGCCAATGGAGACGCCAAGGCAGATCTGGGTCACATACTGGACTTTGCCTGCCGGCTCAAATATCTAAAG ATCCCTGGAGCTAAAGGAGTTGTGGGCACTAGCAATATCGAGGAGCAGTCACTACCATTTGACCTCTCTGTCTTCAAATCTCTGCTCCAGATTGAA ATCAGCGAGTGCAGTTCAGGACAGTTAAAGGGGTTTCCTTCACTGAGGCCTTCCCTCGTTACGCTGAGCATCCACCACTCCGCTGCCTCAATGAAG GAAATTTTAGTCCCGGAAGCTGCAGAGTTTGCCCAGTGGGAACCAGAAGGTGTGGACACAGACTGCCCGGTGACCGCCATCATTCCCACATGGAAGATGCTGACCACTCTTGACATGAGCTGCAATTCCATCTGTTGCATCGACGAGTCTGTG AAATTGATCCCTGAAGTTGAATTCCTTGATCTTAGTCACAATGAACTGTCTCTGGTGGAAAATCTCCAG CATCTGTACAATCTGGTACACTTGGACCTGTCCTACAACAAGCTAACAGTTCTAGAAGGTGTTCACACCAAACTGGGAAACATAAAAACCCTGAACTTGGCCGGCAATCAACTCGAAACCCTTTGCGGCCTCAGTAAACTTTACTCCCTCGTGAACTTGGACTTAAGCAGCAACATATTAGCGCAG TTGGATGAAATAAAGCACATTGGAACTCTTCCGTGTTTGGAAAAACTCTCCCTTGCCAACAATCCAATGTGCATCATTCCTGACTACAGAACTAGAGTTCTGGCACAGTTCTGGGACAGAGCAGGAGAG GTTTGCTTAGATGGCACTGTGACCACTGAGAAGGAACTGGACACCGTTGAAGTGCTAAAAGCCATTCAGAAAGCCAAAGAAGCAAAAGACAGAATggcaaacaatgaaaaaaag
- the nisch gene encoding nischarin isoform X5, giving the protein MDCVAQNTDKNVCIVGSELVENYTVYIIEMKVGDHRWTTKHRYSDFYDLHEKLTSQKKIDKHLLPPKKIIGKNSKSLVEKRQKELEVYLQTLLSRFPVTAPKVLSIFLHFHLYEINGITATLAEDLFHRGEQLLVAGEVFVLRPLQLYAITQQLKLAKPTCANGDAKADLGHILDFACRLKYLKIPGAKGVVGTSNIEEQSLPFDLSVFKSLLQIEISECSSGQLKGFPSLRPSLVTLSIHHSAASMKEILVPEAAEFAQWEPEGVDTDCPVTAIIPTWKMLTTLDMSCNSICCIDESVKLIPEVEFLDLSHNELSLVENLQHLYNLVHLDLSYNKLTVLEGVHTKLGNIKTLNLAGNQLETLCGLSKLYSLVNLDLSSNILAQLDEIKHIGTLPCLEKLSLANNPMCIIPDYRTRVLAQFWDRAGEVCLDGTVTTEKELDTVEVLKAIQKAKEAKDRMANNEKKVGDVPRQVEGGPRSSSSSCSLTAPLSSSPPLSRSVSSSQGNHKEVTA; this is encoded by the exons ATGGATTGTGTCGCGCAAAACACAGATAAAAATGTTTGCATTGTTGGATCGGAGCTTGTGGAAAACTACACC GTTTACATCATTGAGATGAAGGTTGGAGATCATCGGTGGACTACGAAGCATCGCTACAGTGACTTCTATGATTTGCATGAAAAG CTGACATCACAGAAGAAGATCGATAAGCATCTGTTGCCACCTAAGAAGATAATTGGTAAAAATTCCAAAAGCCTTGTAGAAAAGAGGCAGAAGGAGCTGGAAGTGTATCTTCAGACTCTGCTCAGCAGATTTCCAGTGACTGCCCCAAAAGTCTTATCCATCTTTCTGCATTTCCATTTATAT GAAATTAATGGGATCACAGCTACTCTGGCAGAAGATCTGTTTCACAGAG GTGAACAGTTGTTAGTTGCGGGTGAGGTCTTCGTCTTGAGGCCTTTACAGCTGTATGCCATTACCCAGCAGCTGAAGCTCGCCAAGCCGACCTGTGCCAATGGAGACGCCAAGGCAGATCTGGGTCACATACTGGACTTTGCCTGCCGGCTCAAATATCTAAAG ATCCCTGGAGCTAAAGGAGTTGTGGGCACTAGCAATATCGAGGAGCAGTCACTACCATTTGACCTCTCTGTCTTCAAATCTCTGCTCCAGATTGAA ATCAGCGAGTGCAGTTCAGGACAGTTAAAGGGGTTTCCTTCACTGAGGCCTTCCCTCGTTACGCTGAGCATCCACCACTCCGCTGCCTCAATGAAG GAAATTTTAGTCCCGGAAGCTGCAGAGTTTGCCCAGTGGGAACCAGAAGGTGTGGACACAGACTGCCCGGTGACCGCCATCATTCCCACATGGAAGATGCTGACCACTCTTGACATGAGCTGCAATTCCATCTGTTGCATCGACGAGTCTGTG AAATTGATCCCTGAAGTTGAATTCCTTGATCTTAGTCACAATGAACTGTCTCTGGTGGAAAATCTCCAG CATCTGTACAATCTGGTACACTTGGACCTGTCCTACAACAAGCTAACAGTTCTAGAAGGTGTTCACACCAAACTGGGAAACATAAAAACCCTGAACTTGGCCGGCAATCAACTCGAAACCCTTTGCGGCCTCAGTAAACTTTACTCCCTCGTGAACTTGGACTTAAGCAGCAACATATTAGCGCAG TTGGATGAAATAAAGCACATTGGAACTCTTCCGTGTTTGGAAAAACTCTCCCTTGCCAACAATCCAATGTGCATCATTCCTGACTACAGAACTAGAGTTCTGGCACAGTTCTGGGACAGAGCAGGAGAG GTTTGCTTAGATGGCACTGTGACCACTGAGAAGGAACTGGACACCGTTGAAGTGCTAAAAGCCATTCAGAAAGCCAAAGAAGCAAAAGACAGAATggcaaacaatgaaaaaaag